In the Longibacter salinarum genome, one interval contains:
- a CDS encoding DUF3224 domain-containing protein produces the protein MKTTAHFDVTGWDPASSDQPDKGPEMSRIAVQKAFTGDDLEGHSEGEGLFCGMNDPEAGAGYVVSERFTGRLGNRHGTFVMQHGGVMGPEVEPHTFGHVVPGSGTAELTGLVGTVEINREADGTHTFTIEYHFGEEEAA, from the coding sequence ATGAAAACCACTGCGCACTTCGACGTGACGGGCTGGGACCCGGCGTCCTCCGACCAGCCTGATAAAGGACCTGAGATGTCCCGCATCGCCGTCCAGAAAGCGTTCACGGGAGACGACCTCGAAGGCCACAGCGAGGGCGAGGGGCTGTTCTGCGGAATGAACGATCCAGAAGCCGGAGCAGGATACGTCGTAAGCGAGCGGTTTACAGGGCGGCTTGGCAATCGGCACGGTACGTTCGTCATGCAGCACGGAGGTGTGATGGGGCCGGAGGTAGAGCCCCACACGTTCGGCCACGTCGTGCCCGGCTCCGGGACGGCTGAGTTGACGGGGCTCGTCGGCACAGTGGAAATCAACCGAGAGGCGGACGGTACGCATACGTTCACAATTGAGTATCACTTCGGCGAGGAGGAGGCGGCATAA
- a CDS encoding OsmC family protein, translated as MTEQDATSVRKRQDPLRERYKSVPEEATITDRAKTTGGTDTDPFHGFVVPGSENFDVTWPFGIHHAVGGDHDAPNPGDILCAALATCLDSTIRMIAERFGVRLTSLGVDVTAEVDVRGTLHVDRTVPVGFQSMQCDVHMQVEEGTDPKVMKKVLAAAEQSCVVLQTLRSGIPVETNFSEAE; from the coding sequence ATGACTGAGCAAGACGCAACGAGCGTACGCAAACGGCAAGACCCTCTCCGGGAACGCTATAAATCCGTACCCGAGGAAGCCACTATTACGGACCGAGCAAAAACGACGGGAGGCACCGACACCGACCCCTTCCACGGCTTCGTTGTACCCGGCAGTGAAAACTTTGACGTCACCTGGCCCTTCGGCATCCACCACGCCGTCGGAGGGGACCACGACGCTCCAAATCCGGGAGACATCCTGTGCGCCGCTCTCGCTACCTGCCTGGACTCCACCATCCGTATGATTGCCGAGCGATTCGGCGTCAGGCTGACCTCGCTTGGAGTGGACGTCACGGCTGAGGTCGATGTTCGAGGGACACTGCACGTCGACCGAACCGTCCCCGTGGGGTTTCAGTCGATGCAGTGCGACGTTCACATGCAGGTCGAGGAGGGTACCGATCCGAAGGTCATGAAGAAGGTCCTGGCCGCTGCAGAGCAAAGCTGCGTCGTATTGCAGACATTGCGTTCAGGTATCCCCGTCGAGACGAACTTCAGCGAAGCCGAATGA
- a CDS encoding serine hydrolase domain-containing protein gives MVPPFVRFILTASLVLLIVGGCAQEPSTVPDPEELPSTSVVDSLLNDARETYDIPAVAAIVVRSDSILAARATGVRRRGAPDPVSARDAFHLGSNTKAMTATLIALLVEDGTLSWDTTPAEVFPGLADSIHPAFRGVTLEQFLAHRSGLQPFTNTREYGELPPFVDDPKERRAAFATYVLQRDPSYEPGSRFLYSNAGYAVAAAMAEQVSGTSWEQMMRERLFKPLNISGGFGWPAAVDSTQPWGHRTRGGDSLRAHDPNGRFRLGPLWGPPGDVHMSMPDYGRFLQLHLRGLRGNKTTLFAASTVRDMHTSRGAMSDSTDIPGYGLGWVVHDYLGARSSSHAGSVGTFKARATIQASRDLAVAVVTNAGHEDADEATIELRKALLEQYGEKTEEHATK, from the coding sequence ATGGTGCCCCCATTCGTTCGCTTCATCTTGACGGCCTCGCTAGTCTTGCTGATCGTCGGGGGCTGTGCGCAGGAGCCGTCTACCGTCCCCGACCCGGAGGAGCTGCCATCAACCTCGGTCGTGGATAGCTTGCTGAACGATGCCCGGGAGACATACGACATCCCGGCAGTGGCGGCTATCGTCGTTCGGTCGGACTCGATTCTCGCTGCCAGAGCGACGGGCGTTCGCCGACGGGGCGCCCCCGACCCGGTCTCGGCCCGTGACGCGTTCCACCTCGGCTCCAACACCAAGGCGATGACCGCCACCCTCATCGCTCTGCTCGTCGAGGACGGAACGTTGTCCTGGGATACGACACCCGCTGAGGTATTCCCCGGACTTGCGGACTCTATTCATCCTGCCTTTCGCGGCGTCACGCTCGAACAATTTCTTGCGCACCGATCCGGGCTCCAGCCGTTCACAAACACGCGGGAATACGGGGAGCTCCCGCCGTTCGTCGACGACCCAAAAGAGCGTCGTGCCGCATTTGCGACGTACGTGCTCCAGCGCGACCCGTCGTACGAACCCGGATCTAGATTTCTCTACTCCAACGCTGGCTATGCGGTCGCAGCCGCGATGGCCGAACAGGTCAGTGGCACGTCGTGGGAGCAGATGATGCGCGAACGCCTGTTCAAACCACTGAATATCAGCGGAGGATTTGGATGGCCTGCTGCAGTCGATTCGACGCAACCGTGGGGCCACCGAACCCGAGGAGGAGACTCGCTCCGAGCGCACGATCCGAACGGCCGCTTCCGACTTGGCCCGCTGTGGGGCCCTCCGGGAGATGTGCACATGAGCATGCCGGACTACGGACGCTTCCTCCAGCTTCACCTGCGCGGCTTGAGAGGAAACAAGACCACGCTCTTCGCCGCATCAACCGTCCGGGACATGCACACGTCACGGGGCGCGATGTCGGACAGCACGGACATCCCTGGCTATGGTCTGGGCTGGGTCGTTCACGACTACCTCGGGGCGCGCTCAAGCAGCCATGCTGGCAGCGTCGGCACGTTCAAGGCCAGAGCCACGATTCAGGCGTCGCGCGACCTTGCCGTCGCTGTGGTCACAAATGCCGGACACGAAGACGCAGACGAAGCGACGATCGAACTGCGAAAGGCGTTGCTCGAACAGTACGGAGAGAAGACCGAAGAACACGCAACAAAATGA
- a CDS encoding class I SAM-dependent methyltransferase, whose product MKDNVQRRVQRYGWDQAARDYDPCWQRPLKPAQDELLEQAALRPGQHVLDVACGTGLVTLPAADAVAPGGEVVATDISAGMIEQARALARERGIGNVTFERMDAEALEWTDRAPGSASGPGFDAALCSLGLMYVPDPEQALREMHRVLAPGGRAVASVWGARSRCGWSPVFPIVDRRVQSDVCPLFFRLGTGTALEAAFRAAGFTDVTSDRFRTMLPFESKEDACRAIFEGGPVALAWRTFDEETREGASAEYLDAIGPYREEGGYAIPGEFVITRGRKRAR is encoded by the coding sequence ATGAAAGATAACGTTCAACGACGCGTACAGCGCTACGGGTGGGACCAGGCCGCCCGTGACTATGACCCCTGCTGGCAGCGGCCGCTCAAGCCCGCGCAGGACGAACTGCTCGAACAAGCGGCGCTCCGGCCCGGACAGCACGTCCTGGACGTGGCCTGCGGCACGGGTCTGGTGACGCTTCCGGCCGCGGACGCGGTGGCTCCCGGCGGCGAGGTCGTAGCCACCGACATCTCGGCCGGCATGATCGAGCAGGCCCGGGCTCTTGCCAGGGAGCGGGGGATCGGCAACGTGACGTTCGAGCGCATGGATGCGGAAGCGCTGGAGTGGACTGATCGCGCTCCTGGGTCGGCGTCGGGTCCCGGCTTCGACGCGGCGCTCTGCTCGCTGGGCCTGATGTACGTGCCTGATCCGGAGCAGGCGCTTCGGGAGATGCACCGCGTGCTTGCCCCCGGCGGACGGGCTGTCGCCAGCGTTTGGGGCGCGCGCAGCCGTTGCGGATGGTCCCCGGTGTTTCCCATCGTCGACCGACGCGTTCAGTCGGACGTGTGTCCACTCTTCTTCCGGCTTGGTACCGGCACCGCCCTTGAGGCAGCCTTTCGAGCCGCCGGCTTCACCGATGTTACCTCCGATCGATTTCGCACCATGCTGCCTTTCGAGTCCAAAGAGGACGCCTGCAGGGCTATTTTCGAGGGCGGCCCCGTGGCACTGGCCTGGCGCACGTTTGACGAAGAAACGCGGGAGGGCGCGAGTGCCGAGTATCTCGACGCGATCGGACCGTACCGCGAGGAAGGTGGCTACGCCATCCCCGGCGAATTCGTCATCACACGAGGGCGGAAACGGGCCCGCTGA
- a CDS encoding OsmC family protein yields the protein MAADDRHPSISERAAAAVRLAQNGIKAMTTEKTLQTIVERATAAVTLRPALGQGTDTTVVHLRAGPTCEVEGGSWKIVTDLTPELGGSDNHPGPGVLFRAALGSCFAHTAALWAAKLGVPIDHLDVAVEAHHDARGLLGVDGTAPRFTGLRYQISVESPAPEEDVQRVLDAAHAHSPVNDSLEHALTIEHDVQIVTPGSS from the coding sequence ATGGCAGCAGACGACAGACACCCATCGATCTCCGAGCGAGCGGCCGCTGCCGTGCGGCTGGCTCAGAACGGAATCAAAGCAATGACCACCGAGAAAACGCTGCAAACCATCGTCGAGCGCGCAACAGCGGCCGTTACGCTACGACCCGCCCTCGGGCAGGGCACCGACACGACCGTCGTGCACCTGCGCGCCGGGCCGACGTGCGAGGTTGAGGGCGGCTCCTGGAAGATCGTAACCGATCTCACTCCGGAACTCGGCGGGAGCGACAACCATCCCGGCCCTGGCGTTCTCTTTCGTGCGGCGCTGGGATCCTGCTTCGCACATACGGCGGCACTCTGGGCCGCCAAACTCGGCGTGCCCATCGATCATCTGGACGTTGCGGTGGAGGCGCACCACGACGCGCGTGGCCTGCTCGGCGTGGATGGCACCGCCCCGCGCTTCACGGGGCTACGGTATCAGATCAGCGTCGAGAGCCCGGCACCGGAAGAGGACGTGCAGCGCGTCCTGGACGCCGCGCATGCGCACAGTCCGGTCAACGATAGCTTAGAACACGCTCTCACGATCGAGCACGACGTGCAGATCGTGACGCCGGGGTCGTCGTGA
- a CDS encoding sulfite exporter TauE/SafE family protein has translation MIDVSLVFAAGFLGSAHCVGMCGGFILAASTAHGRGVRLTRQLMYFTGKTLTYTIMGAAVGFAGATVGSAFSGIQDAISIGAGAVMLILGLHLLGVLRHLKGIGTLMNWRPFRAASRYLMQQRSAVGALGLGLLNGLLPCGLVYSLLAMAAATGTMFGGALTMLVFGVATVPALFALAWIGDLLQPVWQHWLHQASGILVVALGLITVLRGTPAMHLLMS, from the coding sequence ATGATCGACGTCTCGCTCGTCTTCGCAGCCGGATTTCTCGGGAGTGCGCACTGCGTCGGTATGTGTGGGGGCTTCATCCTGGCCGCCAGCACGGCGCACGGACGGGGTGTGCGCCTCACGCGGCAACTCATGTATTTCACGGGCAAGACGCTGACCTACACGATCATGGGCGCGGCGGTCGGTTTCGCCGGGGCGACGGTTGGCTCGGCCTTTTCGGGCATCCAAGACGCAATTAGCATCGGGGCGGGCGCGGTGATGCTTATTCTCGGCCTCCACCTCCTCGGGGTGCTGCGGCACCTCAAAGGGATCGGTACGCTGATGAATTGGCGTCCTTTCCGCGCGGCGTCGCGCTACCTCATGCAGCAGCGCTCGGCCGTGGGCGCGCTGGGGCTGGGCCTGCTAAACGGCCTGCTGCCGTGCGGACTCGTCTACAGCCTGCTGGCGATGGCGGCGGCGACCGGGACGATGTTCGGTGGTGCACTGACGATGCTCGTGTTCGGTGTCGCTACTGTGCCGGCTCTCTTCGCGCTCGCGTGGATCGGGGATCTCCTTCAGCCTGTCTGGCAGCACTGGCTCCATCAGGCGAGCGGCATTCTCGTGGTCGCGCTCGGCCTGATCACCGTGCTGCGCGGCACGCCCGCGATGCACCTACTGATGTCCTAA
- a CDS encoding 2Fe-2S iron-sulfur cluster-binding protein, whose protein sequence is MAAYRIDIRNRGRRVVEVSDDEPLLDALEEAGLRLPYGCRHGACITCAARLLDGAVDQSDGTALKPRHREAGYVLLCIARPRSDCVIEVGAACQKDLFNNPFKHES, encoded by the coding sequence ATGGCAGCCTACCGCATCGACATCCGAAATCGGGGTCGCCGTGTTGTCGAAGTATCCGACGACGAGCCCCTGCTGGATGCACTGGAAGAAGCCGGGCTTCGTCTTCCGTACGGCTGTCGTCACGGCGCCTGCATCACCTGCGCGGCGCGGCTTCTCGACGGCGCGGTCGATCAATCCGATGGAACGGCCCTGAAGCCCAGACACCGGGAAGCAGGGTACGTTCTCCTCTGCATCGCGCGTCCCCGCTCCGACTGCGTGATCGAGGTCGGCGCCGCATGCCAGAAGGATCTTTTCAACAATCCATTCAAGCACGAATCGTGA
- a CDS encoding selenium-binding family protein gives MTHADASHSDDAHVCCGPGYASPEAAMQADRETVLYTVALYVGTETEAPDYLATIDVDPDSPTYAEVIHRTPMPTLGDELHHFGWNACSSCYDDESQSRRFLIVPGFRSGRIHVIDTEDARAPTLHKVISPSEIKQRTNLSAPHTVHCLADGTVMISMLGDAEGHAPGGFLLLDENFDVAGRWEADADGMPYNYDFWYQPRHNVMVSSEFAAPKTYLPGFDLDDVAEGRYGQRLNFWDWEERRLVDSVDLGEDGLVPLEVRFHHDPDSTHGFVGAALSSNIWHWEGTNGSRSVEKVIDQKAVERSGWPFPVPPLTTDIVISMDDRFLYLSNWLHGDIRQYDISDPSAPRLAGQVTCGGVLGESVTVQGHELVGGPQMLQLSLDGKRLYVTSSLLSSWDNQFYPDMADQGSYMLQIDCDTDRGGLAINEDFYVDFGEEPAGPARAHEMRYPGGDCTSDIWV, from the coding sequence ATGACGCACGCCGATGCTTCCCATTCCGACGACGCACACGTCTGCTGTGGTCCCGGCTACGCCTCACCCGAAGCGGCCATGCAGGCCGACCGCGAAACCGTGCTCTACACGGTCGCCCTCTACGTGGGCACCGAAACGGAAGCCCCCGACTACCTGGCGACAATAGACGTCGATCCCGACTCGCCGACCTACGCTGAGGTCATTCACCGGACGCCGATGCCCACGCTGGGCGACGAGCTACATCACTTCGGCTGGAACGCCTGCAGCTCCTGCTACGACGACGAGAGTCAGTCGCGCCGCTTTCTGATCGTGCCCGGTTTCCGCTCCGGTCGCATACACGTCATCGACACGGAGGACGCGCGTGCACCGACGCTGCACAAGGTCATTTCTCCCAGTGAGATCAAGCAGCGGACGAATCTGAGCGCGCCCCACACGGTCCACTGCCTTGCCGATGGTACCGTCATGATCTCCATGTTGGGCGACGCCGAGGGCCACGCGCCCGGGGGCTTTCTGCTGCTCGACGAGAACTTCGACGTGGCCGGCCGCTGGGAAGCCGACGCCGACGGCATGCCCTACAACTACGACTTTTGGTATCAGCCACGCCACAACGTGATGGTCAGCAGCGAGTTTGCGGCGCCGAAGACGTATCTGCCCGGCTTTGACCTCGACGACGTGGCCGAGGGGCGGTACGGGCAGCGCCTCAACTTCTGGGATTGGGAGGAGCGTCGCCTCGTCGATAGCGTGGACCTGGGGGAAGACGGGCTCGTCCCGCTGGAGGTGCGCTTCCACCACGATCCCGACAGCACCCACGGCTTCGTCGGCGCGGCCCTGAGCAGCAACATCTGGCACTGGGAGGGGACCAACGGATCGCGATCGGTCGAAAAGGTGATCGACCAGAAGGCGGTCGAGCGGTCCGGTTGGCCGTTTCCCGTTCCGCCGCTCACGACCGACATCGTGATCTCGATGGACGACCGCTTCCTGTATCTGTCCAACTGGCTGCACGGCGACATCCGCCAGTACGACATCAGCGATCCGTCCGCCCCGAGACTGGCTGGGCAGGTCACGTGCGGCGGCGTGCTGGGCGAGTCGGTCACGGTGCAGGGCCACGAGCTCGTCGGTGGTCCGCAAATGCTGCAGCTCAGCCTGGACGGCAAACGTCTGTACGTGACGAGTTCACTGCTCAGCAGCTGGGATAATCAGTTTTACCCCGACATGGCGGATCAGGGGTCGTACATGCTGCAGATCGACTGCGATACCGACCGCGGCGGGCTGGCGATCAATGAGGACTTCTACGTCGACTTCGGCGAGGAACCGGCTGGTCCGGCCCGCGCACACGAAATGCGCTATCCGGGTGGCGACTGCACCTCCGACATCTGGGTGTAA
- a CDS encoding alpha/beta fold hydrolase gives MTQQIRFCTSFDGTRIAYATSGTGPPLVRVANWVTHLELDWEGPIWPPWFDELSRDHMLVRYDLRGCGLSDREVEDLSLDAWVQDLETVVDDLGLDQFSMLGLCQGGSIAVEYAARHPERVRQLVLYDTYTHGALVEGQRIFERAKAEALTQMIKVGWGRRNAAFRKVFVDLLVPEGSKEQQHWLADLQRESTSPEMAARLWRAFHVIDIRDAAPRVEAPTLVFHVKHDAMIPFQMGCRLASLIPEARFVPLNGENHILLPGEPAWDRFTSELHGFLSEDELLDHQAAGFCELTPREREVLDLVAQGISNGQIAEELFISPKTVRNHVNSIFRKLNVSRRAEAIVQAREVGFGQNRIL, from the coding sequence ATGACCCAGCAGATCCGCTTCTGCACGTCGTTTGACGGGACCCGGATTGCGTACGCGACGTCGGGGACGGGCCCGCCCCTGGTACGGGTGGCCAACTGGGTGACGCACCTCGAACTCGACTGGGAGGGGCCCATTTGGCCGCCCTGGTTCGACGAGCTCTCGCGTGATCACATGCTCGTGCGATACGACCTGCGCGGCTGCGGCCTTTCGGACCGTGAAGTGGAGGACCTGTCGCTCGACGCCTGGGTGCAGGACCTGGAGACGGTGGTCGACGATCTGGGGCTCGACCAATTCTCTATGCTGGGCCTCTGTCAGGGCGGAAGCATCGCGGTCGAATATGCGGCGCGTCACCCGGAGCGAGTGCGGCAGCTTGTGCTGTATGACACCTACACGCATGGGGCGCTGGTCGAAGGACAACGGATCTTCGAGCGCGCCAAAGCCGAAGCGCTGACGCAGATGATCAAAGTCGGGTGGGGGCGGCGCAACGCCGCCTTCCGGAAGGTCTTCGTGGACCTGCTCGTGCCTGAGGGCTCCAAGGAGCAGCAGCATTGGCTGGCCGATCTGCAGCGCGAGAGCACATCGCCCGAGATGGCGGCCCGTCTGTGGCGCGCCTTCCACGTGATCGACATCCGCGACGCGGCGCCGCGGGTGGAGGCACCCACGCTCGTCTTCCATGTGAAGCACGATGCCATGATTCCCTTCCAGATGGGATGTCGTCTCGCTTCCCTCATTCCGGAGGCCCGCTTCGTCCCGCTGAATGGTGAAAACCACATCCTCCTGCCTGGCGAGCCGGCCTGGGATCGGTTCACGTCGGAGCTCCACGGCTTCCTTTCCGAAGACGAGTTGCTAGATCACCAGGCGGCCGGCTTCTGCGAGCTCACGCCTCGCGAACGCGAGGTGCTCGACCTCGTGGCCCAGGGCATCAGCAACGGCCAGATCGCGGAGGAACTGTTCATCAGCCCGAAGACGGTTCGCAATCACGTCAACAGCATCTTCCGCAAGTTGAACGTCAGCCGTCGCGCCGAGGCGATCGTTCAGGCGCGCGAGGTCGGATTCGGGCAAAATAGAATCTTGTAA
- a CDS encoding DUF6920 family protein yields MWLKILVVILIALIAIYAAAFLYGASRWQTKTQELRDRLEFARSPLQQRTVDFRELDDLPAPVQRYFRTVLEDGQPIVTSVHVQHDGTFNTSETDEHWSAFTSEQWVVTDRPGFVWNGRVAMAPGLPVRVHDAYVSGQGILHVSLLGAVSVADLRGKGELARGELMRYFAEATWYPTALLPSQGVTWEAVDDHSAYGTLTDGDNTITLLFSFNDEGLIDTVRAEARGRTVEGEVVPTPWRGRFWNYEERDGMLVPADGEVAWLLPDGERPYWRGHITDLGYEFAD; encoded by the coding sequence ATGTGGTTGAAAATCCTTGTCGTCATCCTGATCGCGCTCATAGCCATCTATGCGGCGGCGTTTCTGTATGGCGCCTCCCGGTGGCAGACGAAGACGCAGGAACTACGCGACCGGCTGGAATTCGCGCGCTCTCCCCTCCAGCAGCGGACGGTCGATTTTCGCGAACTCGACGACCTTCCCGCCCCGGTGCAGCGCTACTTCCGGACGGTGCTCGAGGACGGTCAGCCGATCGTGACGAGCGTCCACGTCCAGCACGACGGTACGTTTAACACAAGCGAGACCGACGAGCATTGGTCAGCTTTCACCTCGGAGCAGTGGGTCGTGACAGATCGCCCCGGTTTTGTCTGGAACGGTCGCGTGGCCATGGCGCCGGGGCTGCCGGTGCGCGTGCACGACGCGTACGTTTCGGGGCAGGGCATCCTACACGTTTCCCTGCTGGGCGCCGTGTCCGTGGCAGACCTCCGGGGCAAGGGCGAGCTGGCCCGAGGCGAGTTGATGCGCTATTTCGCAGAGGCCACCTGGTACCCGACAGCCCTCCTGCCGAGCCAGGGCGTGACGTGGGAGGCTGTGGACGACCACTCGGCGTACGGCACATTGACCGACGGCGACAACACCATCACGCTGCTCTTCTCTTTTAACGACGAGGGCCTGATCGACACCGTTCGTGCGGAGGCACGCGGCCGAACGGTAGAAGGTGAAGTCGTGCCGACGCCGTGGCGCGGACGCTTCTGGAACTACGAGGAACGGGACGGCATGCTGGTGCCCGCCGACGGCGAAGTGGCGTGGCTTCTCCCAGATGGCGAACGGCCGTACTGGCGAGGCCACATCACCGACTTGGGATATGAATTTGCAGATTGA